One segment of Triticum aestivum cultivar Chinese Spring chromosome 2A, IWGSC CS RefSeq v2.1, whole genome shotgun sequence DNA contains the following:
- the LOC123191225 gene encoding amidase 1 codes for MEDGRAMEEANGDDHGAFMEKFILPPPPSSDHQQQQLPLHGLTFAIKDIFDVAGRVTGFGTPDWARTHAPAAATAPAVLAALAAGATGVGKTVMDEMAYSINGENAHYGTPANPCAPGRVPGGSSSGSAVAVAASLADFALGTDTGGSVRVPAAYCGIFGLRPSHGVVSAENVVPMAQMFDTVGWFARDLPTLFRVTDVMLPPMPAATDVDAEIRRRPSRVIIPADCFKILGSVDDHTYEILNASAAKIFGSDAVVDNGNLGDFVSSNVPSIGKFMTDLSAVEASSSCVPPLSAISRVMRVLQRSEFKANHAEWVNMVKPNLGPGIRERVQEAIASEDESAMDDLHAVRTEFKSALATLLKDDGILAIPTVPGAPPKLCLDAALLEDFRARAFSLLSIAGLSGFCQISIPLGTRNGVPVSVSLLAGHGGDCFLVAVAQELHEALQAEAAAAWGSSA; via the exons ATGGAGGACGGCAGAGCCATGGAGGAGGCCAACGGCGACGACCACGGCGCCTTCATGGAGAAATTCATCctgccgccgcctccttcctctgaccaccagcagcagcagctacCCCTGCACGGCCTCACCTTCGCTATCAAGGACAT CTTCGACGTCGCCGGCCGCGTCACCGGCTTCGGCACCCCGGACTGGGCCCGGACGCACGCGCCGGCCGCCGCAACCGCCCCCGCCGTTCTGGCCGCGCTCGCCGCCGGCGCCACAGGCGTGGGCAAGACGGTGATGGACGAGATGGCCTACAGCATCAACGGCGAGAACGCGCACTACGGCACCCCCGCCAACCCCTGCGCCCCTGGCCGCGTCCCCGGCGGCTCCTCCAGCGgctccgccgtcgccgtcgccgccagcCTCGCCGACTTCGCCCTCGGCACCGACACCGGCGGCAGCGTCAGGGTGCCCGCCGCCTACTGCGGCATCTTCGGCCTCCGCCCCTCCCACGGAGTGGTCTCCGCCGAGAACGTCGTCCCCATGGCGCAGATGTTCGACACTGTCG GGTGGTTTGCTAGAGATCTTCCTACGCTGTTTCGTGTCACCGACGTGATGCTGCCCCCGATGCCAGCTGCCACCGACGTCGATGCCGAGATACGACGACGACCGAGCCGTGTCATCATTCCTGCAGACTGTTTCAAGATCTTGGGCTCTGTGGACGACCACACCTACGAGATCCTCAACGCTTCAGCGGCCAAGATATTTGGCA gtgatgcagtgGTGGACAATGGAAACCTTGGTGATTTTGTCTCCAGCAATGTTCCGAGCATCGGCAAGTTCATGACCGACTTGTCTGCGGTGGAAGCATCATCGTCGTGTGTGCCGCCTCTGTCTGCCATCTCACGTGTCATGCGAGTCCTTCAAAG GTCTGAATTCAAAGCAAACCACGCGGAGTGGGTGAACATGGTGAAGCCAAACCTCGGCCCTGGCATCCGAGAGCGGGTGCAGGAGGCCATCGCATCGGAGGATGAATCTGCCATGGATGATCTTCATGCCGTCAGGACTGAATTCAAATCTGCGTTAGCCACTCTTCTAAAG GACGATGGAATCCTGGCGATCCCTACAGTCCCCGGCGCCCCACCGAAGCTATGCCTGGACGCGGCACTGCTGGAGGACTTCCGGGCGAGGGCCTTCTCGCTGCTGTCCATCGCCGGCCTGTCGGGGTTCTGCCAGATCAGCATCCCGCTGGGCACCCGTAACGGCGTCCCGGTGTCAGTGTCGCTGCTCGCGGGACACGGCGGTGACTGTTTCCTAGTCGCTGTAGCCCAGGAGCTCCATGAGGCGCTC